The following are from one region of the Rosistilla carotiformis genome:
- a CDS encoding FAD-dependent oxidoreductase: MNQPQSSRRDFILATESLYRPAAQPAAPVSPAADGASCCGPVPIGLNGDSCSPANETPAASCCGTADAAEPTSISNLAPLPKPAVPSACESSLPVAIIGAGPIGLAAAANLVERGQKFVILEAGSQVAAGIRSWGHVRLFTPWSYLIDPAGQRLLETESTWQQPEGAYVPYAAEFVETFLDPLAAHSGIAPHIRLNHKVVSVSREGHDRMKDGRRNAASFMIVTETPAGAQRFYARAVIDASGTLNDPNPMGAGGIPADGEQQFQANIRYGMPDILGIDRDRYAGKRVLVVGSGHSATGNVLSLVELAKASPTTLVAWAVRRNNPAKLWGGGSADEIAERGALGTRVKQAVEDGSVSLLTGLSIGAVEQHGDGLAVSDLQGNPQVVVDEIIVSAGSRPNLAMLRELRLELDPATEATKTLGPLIDPNRHSCGSVPPHGAAELRHPETGFYVAGMKSYGRAPTFLMMTGYEQVRSIVAELAGDLKAARDVHLELPSTGVCSTDLAFQDDAAPSCGNSSGQVGVSN; encoded by the coding sequence ATGAATCAACCTCAATCTTCGCGCCGTGACTTTATCCTCGCTACCGAAAGCCTTTATCGACCGGCGGCACAGCCGGCGGCTCCCGTCAGTCCAGCCGCTGATGGGGCGAGTTGCTGTGGTCCGGTCCCGATCGGTTTAAATGGCGACAGCTGCTCGCCCGCGAACGAAACACCTGCCGCTTCGTGCTGCGGAACCGCCGACGCGGCCGAACCGACATCGATATCCAACCTCGCGCCGCTGCCCAAGCCAGCGGTCCCGTCGGCATGCGAGAGTTCGCTTCCAGTGGCGATCATCGGCGCCGGACCGATTGGACTTGCCGCCGCGGCAAATCTCGTCGAACGAGGGCAAAAGTTTGTGATCCTGGAGGCCGGCTCGCAGGTCGCCGCCGGCATTCGATCTTGGGGGCACGTGCGGTTATTTACGCCGTGGTCCTACCTGATCGACCCCGCCGGGCAAAGACTGCTGGAGACGGAATCGACCTGGCAGCAGCCCGAGGGAGCTTACGTTCCTTATGCGGCAGAATTTGTCGAAACGTTTCTCGATCCGTTGGCCGCACACTCGGGCATCGCGCCTCATATCCGTTTAAATCACAAAGTCGTCTCGGTGTCGCGAGAGGGACATGACCGGATGAAAGACGGTCGCCGCAACGCAGCCAGTTTTATGATCGTCACCGAAACGCCGGCAGGGGCCCAACGCTTCTATGCCCGCGCTGTCATCGACGCTTCGGGAACTTTGAACGATCCCAATCCGATGGGAGCGGGAGGGATTCCGGCCGACGGCGAGCAACAGTTTCAAGCGAACATCCGCTACGGGATGCCCGACATTCTTGGGATCGACCGCGACCGCTACGCCGGCAAACGCGTCCTCGTTGTCGGCTCGGGGCACTCCGCGACCGGAAACGTGTTGAGTCTCGTCGAACTGGCGAAAGCATCGCCGACAACTTTGGTCGCCTGGGCAGTGCGGCGCAACAACCCGGCCAAGCTTTGGGGCGGGGGAAGTGCCGACGAAATCGCGGAGCGTGGCGCTCTCGGAACTCGAGTAAAACAAGCGGTCGAGGACGGAAGCGTCTCGCTGTTGACGGGCCTATCGATCGGAGCGGTCGAGCAACATGGCGACGGTCTTGCGGTCAGCGACCTGCAGGGAAATCCGCAAGTCGTCGTCGACGAGATCATCGTCTCCGCCGGCTCGCGCCCCAACTTGGCCATGCTGCGAGAACTGCGTCTGGAACTGGATCCCGCAACCGAAGCGACCAAAACGCTGGGACCTCTGATCGATCCGAACCGGCACAGCTGCGGATCGGTGCCGCCTCATGGCGCTGCCGAACTGCGGCACCCCGAAACCGGATTCTACGTGGCGGGGATGAAAAGCTACGGGCGTGCGCCGACCTTCTTAATGATGACCGGCTACGAACAGGTCCGTTCGATCGTTGCCGAACTTGCCGGCGATCTCAAGGCGGCTCGAGACGTCCACCTGGAACTCCCTTCCACCGGCGTCTGTTCGACCGATCTGGCGTTCCAGGACGATGCCGCCCCATCGTGTGGGAACTCCTCGGGACAAGTGGGCGTTTCAAATTAA
- a CDS encoding cellulase family glycosylhydrolase: MLVADAQNRIVVLLGLLAFLFTTQATAQTLQTVRVSSDSTHFAIGEPEQRFVVWGVNYDHNSRGELLDEYWMERWEEVVEDFSEMKALGANCVRIHLQLGKFMIAADQPNEVALDQLAKLLKLAEETGLYLDITGLACYHKVNVPDWFDRLSEQDRWKAQALFWSAIARVCRNSPAVFCYDLMNEPILPGKRKSGEPAESQWLGGELGGKFFVQRLALDLAGRTRQQVAKAWVDQMVDAIREHDEHHMITVGVIPWVFVFGGGKPFFYSPEVGERLDFVSVHFYPEKGKVEAAIAALRAYDIGKPLVVEEMFPMKCSVEELADFVSQSAVFTDGWISFYWGQTAEQLTQKSNPTIAEAITASWLQRFQAMAKQMTKMK; the protein is encoded by the coding sequence ATGCTGGTTGCGGACGCCCAAAACAGGATTGTTGTTCTGCTTGGCTTGCTTGCCTTTCTCTTTACAACGCAAGCGACTGCACAGACATTGCAGACCGTTCGTGTTTCCAGCGACAGCACTCACTTTGCAATTGGAGAGCCCGAACAGCGGTTTGTTGTTTGGGGTGTGAACTACGACCACAACAGTCGAGGTGAACTGCTCGATGAGTATTGGATGGAGCGATGGGAGGAAGTTGTCGAAGACTTCTCCGAGATGAAGGCGTTGGGCGCCAATTGTGTCCGCATCCATCTGCAGCTCGGCAAGTTCATGATCGCGGCCGACCAACCCAATGAAGTCGCACTGGATCAGCTGGCGAAACTGTTAAAGCTGGCAGAGGAAACCGGACTCTACCTCGATATCACGGGACTTGCGTGTTATCACAAAGTCAACGTTCCGGATTGGTTCGATCGACTGAGCGAGCAGGACCGGTGGAAGGCACAGGCCTTGTTCTGGAGCGCGATTGCCCGCGTTTGTCGTAACAGTCCGGCCGTGTTTTGTTACGACCTGATGAACGAACCGATCTTGCCAGGCAAAAGAAAATCCGGAGAGCCGGCGGAATCGCAGTGGCTCGGTGGCGAACTGGGAGGTAAGTTTTTCGTCCAGCGACTGGCGCTCGATCTGGCCGGCCGAACGCGGCAGCAAGTCGCCAAAGCGTGGGTCGATCAGATGGTCGATGCGATCCGAGAACACGATGAACATCACATGATCACCGTGGGCGTGATCCCTTGGGTCTTTGTATTCGGAGGCGGCAAACCGTTTTTCTATTCACCCGAAGTAGGCGAGCGGCTCGATTTCGTATCGGTCCATTTCTATCCCGAGAAAGGGAAAGTGGAGGCTGCGATTGCCGCGTTGCGAGCCTACGACATCGGAAAACCACTTGTTGTTGAAGAGATGTTTCCGATGAAGTGCTCGGTCGAGGAGCTCGCGGATTTCGTATCCCAATCCGCGGTGTTCACCGATGGCTGGATCAGTTTCTATTGGGGCCAGACGGCCGAACAGCTAACACAAAAATCGAATCCGACAATCGCCGAAGCCATCACCGCATCCTGGCTGCAGCGTTTCCAAGCAATGGCCAAGCAAATGACGAAGATGAAATAA
- a CDS encoding dihydrodipicolinate synthase family protein: protein MDIDQPISRRTIIKATAAGGASVAAGSFLSVSPLQGADDAAVADPKVRGPFPILSTPFTESGEVDYDVLALEAKFVAWGGCPGMIWPQSGDSVDLLTTEEKMKGMEVLAKTTRDLPASLCLGVQGKDTAEMLAFAEHAEKLEPEAIISRPPDSGKSEEDLRQYWKALAAVARRPVILQTTGGVAYKGPLPTPELMIDLAREFPHFGYIKEEAGNVLARMKVSLAAMPPVRRVFSARGGFHWLEESRLGSEGVITERAVYADVLTRFWELQQSGDDPAALQDLFDKFTQMVKLKPGSLRGTNLYIWKKRGVFKNLLSRNYGPKKSIPAEPKLSEFKMSEAQIAEADAKFAALGPYLKTVTPDLDNPA, encoded by the coding sequence ATGGATATCGATCAACCGATTTCACGAAGGACGATCATCAAAGCAACGGCTGCGGGAGGAGCGAGTGTTGCCGCCGGATCATTCCTGTCGGTGAGTCCTTTGCAGGGGGCAGACGATGCGGCGGTCGCGGATCCCAAGGTCCGCGGGCCCTTCCCCATTCTGTCGACTCCCTTCACCGAATCGGGAGAGGTCGATTACGACGTCTTGGCTCTGGAAGCAAAGTTTGTGGCGTGGGGCGGGTGCCCCGGAATGATCTGGCCGCAATCGGGCGACAGCGTCGATCTGTTGACGACGGAAGAGAAGATGAAGGGGATGGAGGTGTTGGCCAAGACCACGCGCGATCTGCCTGCATCGCTCTGCTTAGGCGTCCAGGGTAAAGACACCGCCGAAATGCTCGCCTTCGCCGAGCACGCTGAAAAGCTGGAACCCGAAGCGATCATCTCGCGGCCGCCCGACTCGGGCAAGTCCGAAGAGGATCTGCGGCAATATTGGAAGGCTCTTGCCGCCGTCGCCCGCCGACCTGTCATCCTGCAAACAACCGGCGGCGTTGCTTATAAGGGACCGCTCCCAACGCCCGAGTTGATGATCGACCTGGCGCGCGAGTTTCCGCACTTCGGCTATATCAAGGAAGAAGCGGGCAACGTCCTTGCACGCATGAAAGTCTCGCTGGCCGCGATGCCGCCGGTGCGGCGTGTGTTCAGCGCGCGAGGCGGATTTCATTGGTTGGAGGAATCGCGCCTAGGTTCGGAAGGGGTAATCACCGAACGGGCTGTCTATGCAGACGTTTTGACCCGATTTTGGGAGTTGCAACAAAGTGGAGACGATCCCGCGGCGCTTCAAGATCTGTTCGATAAGTTCACGCAAATGGTGAAACTGAAACCGGGCAGCCTGCGAGGCACCAATCTGTACATCTGGAAAAAGCGTGGCGTCTTCAAGAACCTGCTGTCTCGCAACTACGGCCCCAAAAAATCGATCCCCGCCGAACCGAAGTTGTCGGAATTCAAGATGAGTGAAGCTCAGATTGCGGAAGCGGACGCCAAGTTTGCAGCTCTGGGGCCTTATCTGAAAACGGTCACTCCCGATCTGGACAACCCTGCGTAA
- a CDS encoding Gfo/Idh/MocA family protein, with protein sequence MMSRPSRRSFLKRAAASGFAASVTISGTKSSGQVLGANDRVRVAVAGINGRGQIHMGSFAAIKDVEVTHLVDPDSRLFASRSARLERQTGQKPKCVQDIRRVLEDPTVDAVSIATPNHWHALMTIWACQAGKDVYVEKPCSHNIYEGRRMVQAAQKYNRIVQHGTQWRSDPKWRTYTADIRAGKYGKLQTANIQIFRPRKSIGVKTPVPPPRELDYDLWVGPGPMSPFRENLVHYRWHWMWDYGNGEIGNLGSHEFEMARWAMPENASPQSVISLGGRYGYKDQAETPNTQLTLYDFGETNLVCQQRGLHFDKPLKMSIDFHTADGVIREGHFYPHGKTQGEAIVGAPPSGLPENPSRAHFQNFIDCVRSRNQAELASDVLDGHRTAVLAHLGNISYRLGQAMPFSGPPEGIAAHPIASESFDHMKRHLVEAGGVDLSKDSYQLGPLLRFDAQAEEFVAAAEANQMARGSYRESFQLPDVV encoded by the coding sequence ATGATGAGTCGACCTTCACGGCGGAGTTTTTTGAAGCGAGCGGCGGCAAGCGGATTTGCGGCTTCGGTAACGATCTCCGGAACGAAATCGTCCGGGCAGGTCCTCGGTGCCAACGATCGCGTGCGAGTTGCGGTTGCCGGAATCAACGGTCGCGGGCAGATCCACATGGGATCGTTCGCCGCGATCAAAGATGTCGAGGTCACGCATCTCGTCGATCCCGACAGTCGGTTGTTTGCATCGCGTAGCGCGAGGTTGGAGCGACAGACGGGGCAAAAGCCTAAGTGTGTGCAAGACATCCGCCGGGTGCTGGAGGATCCAACCGTCGACGCCGTCTCGATCGCCACCCCGAATCATTGGCACGCGCTGATGACGATTTGGGCGTGTCAGGCGGGGAAAGATGTCTACGTCGAAAAGCCATGCAGCCACAACATTTACGAAGGCCGACGCATGGTGCAGGCGGCGCAAAAGTATAACCGCATCGTCCAGCATGGCACCCAGTGGCGTTCGGATCCGAAGTGGCGGACATACACGGCTGATATTCGAGCGGGGAAATACGGAAAGCTTCAAACCGCGAACATCCAAATCTTCCGTCCGCGGAAGAGCATTGGCGTCAAGACTCCGGTGCCGCCACCGCGCGAGCTCGATTACGACCTGTGGGTCGGGCCCGGCCCGATGAGTCCCTTTCGGGAGAACCTTGTCCATTACCGCTGGCACTGGATGTGGGACTACGGCAATGGAGAGATCGGAAACTTGGGCTCCCACGAATTCGAAATGGCTCGCTGGGCGATGCCGGAAAATGCCAGCCCGCAGTCGGTGATCAGTCTGGGAGGCCGGTACGGTTACAAAGACCAAGCGGAAACGCCCAATACTCAGTTAACACTGTATGACTTTGGTGAAACCAACCTTGTCTGCCAACAGCGTGGGCTTCACTTCGACAAGCCGCTGAAAATGAGCATCGATTTCCACACGGCGGATGGAGTAATCCGAGAGGGGCACTTTTATCCGCATGGAAAGACGCAAGGGGAAGCGATCGTGGGCGCGCCGCCGAGCGGGCTGCCGGAGAATCCCTCGCGAGCACACTTCCAAAACTTCATCGATTGTGTTCGCAGTCGAAACCAAGCGGAACTCGCTTCGGATGTTCTCGATGGACATCGCACCGCTGTCTTGGCTCATCTAGGCAACATCTCGTACCGCCTTGGCCAGGCGATGCCGTTCAGTGGTCCGCCCGAAGGAATTGCCGCACACCCCATCGCCAGTGAATCGTTCGACCACATGAAACGGCATCTGGTCGAGGCGGGAGGAGTTGATCTGTCGAAGGATTCTTATCAGCTGGGTCCGTTGCTTCGGTTCGATGCACAAGCCGAAGAATTTGTCGCCGCCGCAGAGGCGAATCAAATGGCTCGCGGTAGCTACCGAGAATCGTTCCAGCTGCCAGACGTGGTTTAG
- a CDS encoding arylsulfatase, whose product MNRFLICLSIAVFGLSSDAWSAPVLPRPNILLIMVDDLGFADFGAYGSEIETPQIDRLAERGIRFSQFYNTAKCHSSRISLLTGQYSHYAGESDMARGVTIAQVLGAAGYATSMTGKWHLDGQPTDYGFQQYWGHLSGSTDFFAGDQTFRLNGKPWNDFGEDFYTTDANVDFSIQFLDNASKTGKPFFHYIAFNAPHYPLQARKDDIKKYLGRYDAGWEVLRQQRFAKQKQLGMFPENAQLPPLPKHVPAWDSLSDKQRQFEAFRMAVYAAMVDCVDRQVARMVAYLKKSGQYDNTLILICSDNGACPFERSGKLEIPPWKADSFLLYDASWATVGNTPFKHYKQTQHEGGISSPLIVSWPGRIEQVGTWNDEPSHLIDILVTCIDVAQTHYPDRAEINPLQGISLLPLLRGEARKGHDALFFEYGGCRALRQGDWKLVSFYRNRWELYDLSTDRMEQHDLAEQFPERVAEMKDRWEQIARGAGPDAKIRLAPVKQTRSPDVNKTWHNRKKTAGWQMPSF is encoded by the coding sequence ATGAATCGATTTCTAATCTGTCTATCGATTGCGGTATTTGGATTGTCGAGCGACGCTTGGTCGGCGCCTGTGTTGCCGCGACCCAACATTCTTTTGATTATGGTGGATGATCTCGGCTTCGCCGATTTCGGAGCCTACGGCAGTGAGATCGAGACTCCGCAAATCGATCGGCTCGCCGAACGTGGAATCCGGTTCAGCCAGTTTTACAACACAGCGAAGTGCCACTCGTCGCGGATCAGTCTGTTGACCGGGCAATACAGCCACTACGCCGGGGAAAGCGACATGGCTCGCGGCGTCACGATCGCCCAAGTTCTTGGTGCCGCTGGCTATGCGACTTCGATGACCGGCAAGTGGCACCTCGACGGCCAGCCTACCGATTATGGGTTCCAGCAGTACTGGGGGCATCTGTCCGGCTCCACCGACTTCTTTGCTGGCGACCAAACATTTCGGCTCAATGGCAAACCCTGGAACGACTTCGGCGAGGACTTTTATACGACCGACGCCAATGTCGATTTCAGCATCCAATTTCTCGACAACGCTTCAAAAACGGGGAAGCCCTTTTTTCATTACATCGCCTTCAACGCGCCGCACTACCCGCTGCAAGCTCGCAAGGATGACATCAAAAAATACCTGGGCCGCTACGACGCGGGATGGGAAGTTTTGCGGCAACAGCGGTTCGCCAAGCAAAAGCAGCTCGGCATGTTTCCGGAAAACGCACAGCTGCCTCCGCTTCCAAAGCACGTTCCTGCATGGGACTCGTTGAGCGATAAGCAACGGCAATTCGAAGCGTTTCGGATGGCTGTGTATGCGGCGATGGTCGATTGCGTCGACCGGCAAGTCGCCCGGATGGTGGCCTATTTGAAGAAGAGCGGCCAATATGACAACACCCTGATCCTGATTTGTTCGGACAATGGAGCGTGTCCGTTTGAACGGAGCGGCAAGTTAGAGATTCCACCTTGGAAAGCGGATTCGTTTCTGTTGTACGACGCCAGTTGGGCGACGGTCGGCAATACGCCATTTAAACACTACAAGCAGACGCAGCACGAGGGAGGGATCTCCAGCCCGCTGATCGTCAGCTGGCCGGGAAGGATCGAGCAAGTTGGCACTTGGAACGACGAGCCGAGTCATCTGATCGACATCCTCGTTACATGTATCGACGTCGCACAGACGCACTATCCAGACCGTGCGGAGATCAATCCATTGCAAGGGATCTCGTTGTTGCCGCTGTTGAGAGGCGAGGCGCGAAAAGGGCACGACGCATTGTTCTTCGAATATGGCGGTTGCCGGGCGTTGCGTCAGGGGGACTGGAAACTTGTAAGCTTCTATCGGAACCGTTGGGAACTGTACGACCTCTCCACCGACCGAATGGAACAGCATGATCTGGCGGAACAGTTTCCCGAACGCGTCGCGGAGATGAAAGATCGTTGGGAGCAGATCGCGCGTGGTGCCGGTCCCGACGCGAAAATTAGGCTCGCTCCCGTGAAGCAGACCCGCTCGCCCGACGTCAATAAGACGTGGCATAACCGCAAGAAGACAGCGGGCTGGCAAATGCCGTCCTTCTAG
- a CDS encoding carbon storage regulator, which produces MLSRTPGESICIGGQVIRETLVRVHGNRVYLGFEAPREVEIVRSELLDERSEPRK; this is translated from the coding sequence GTGCTGAGCAGAACCCCTGGCGAATCGATTTGCATTGGCGGGCAAGTGATCCGTGAGACATTGGTCCGAGTCCACGGAAATCGTGTCTATCTTGGATTCGAGGCGCCGCGTGAAGTTGAAATCGTGCGAAGTGAGTTGCTTGACGAGCGATCGGAGCCACGGAAATGA
- a CDS encoding helix-turn-helix domain-containing protein, giving the protein MRGAKQQTIDFTRGDQLGLLKSLPIKSADVGDGKAAALVSSRMALSVLRAIDDYCGKSGRCWASAATIGADINCSERSVRRAIRLLESEQLIVIEHRHGRSPLMVINWGEISLRVSNANATATPDIFPSGNPGHFFANPGQSDTDPGQSDRNPGQYVRRTVSNRKRTALPPPPPKHERE; this is encoded by the coding sequence GTGCGAGGCGCCAAGCAACAAACGATCGATTTCACGCGCGGCGACCAGCTGGGGTTGCTGAAGTCTCTGCCGATCAAGTCCGCCGACGTCGGCGACGGCAAAGCGGCGGCGCTTGTCAGCTCGCGCATGGCGCTGAGCGTGCTGCGGGCGATTGATGACTACTGCGGCAAGAGTGGGCGCTGTTGGGCTTCGGCCGCGACGATCGGTGCCGACATCAATTGCAGCGAACGGAGTGTTCGCCGTGCCATTCGGCTGCTTGAGTCAGAACAGTTGATCGTGATTGAGCACAGGCACGGTCGAAGCCCCCTCATGGTGATCAATTGGGGCGAAATCTCTCTGCGTGTATCGAATGCAAACGCCACCGCAACCCCGGACATTTTCCCCTCTGGCAACCCCGGACATTTTTTTGCGAACCCCGGACAGTCTGACACGGACCCCGGACAGTCTGACCGGAACCCCGGACAATATGTCCGACGAACCGTAAGTAACCGAAAAAGAACCGCTCTACCCCCTCCCCCCCCAAAACACGAGCGGGAGTGA